A DNA window from Pyrus communis chromosome 3, drPyrComm1.1, whole genome shotgun sequence contains the following coding sequences:
- the LOC137730176 gene encoding protein RALF-like 19 — MGFKLYLIAFMVVLAMVARSSAKVHDASWGVSHFVAHDDESLIDSTNSKIGDVGEENELLMDSNSGRRTLQGNTRYIGYGALRRNAVPCGRRGQSYYNCQRKEGANPYKRGCEYITRCSRR, encoded by the coding sequence ATGGGATTCAAGCTCTACCTAATCGCCTTCATGGTGGTATTGGCCATGGTGGCTAGGTCATCAGCCAAGGTCCACGATGCCTCGTGGGGTGTCAGCCACTTCGTGGCTCATGATGATGAATCCTTGATCGACAGCACCAACAGCAAAATTGGCGACGTCGGAGAGGAGAATGAGTTGTTGATGGATTCAAACAGCGGTCGTAGGACACTCCAAGGCAACACCAGGTATATTGGCTATGGTGCCCTGAGGCGCAATGCTGTTCCATGCGGACGCCGCGGCCAGTCCTACTACAACTGCCAAAGAAAGGAGGGAGCTAACCCTTACAAGCGCGGTTGCGAGTACATCACCCGCTGCTCCAGACGCTAA
- the LOC137728550 gene encoding protein RALF-like 19 produces the protein MGFKLNLIALMVVLAMVARTSAKVHDASWGFSRFGDHDDESLIDSANNKVGDFIGDENEMMMESESTRRTLIGNGKFIGYIALRENAAPCRRPGQSYYDCQKRKRANPYKRTCKNITCCTKR, from the coding sequence ATGGGATTCAAGCTCAACCTGATCGCCCTCATGGTGGTATTGGCCATGGTAGCTAGGACATCAGCCAAGGTCCACGATGCCTCGTGGGGGTTCAGCCGCTTCGGTGATCACGATGATGAGTCCTTGATCGATAGCGCCAACAACAAAGTTGGCGACTTCATCGGAGACGAGAATGAGATGATGATGGAGTCAGAGAGCACTCGTAGGACACTCATAGGCAACGGCAAGTTTATTGGTTATATTGCCCTAAGGGAAAATGCTGCTCCATGCAGACGCCCCGGCCAGTCCTACTATGACTGCCAAAAAAGGAAGCGGGCTAATCCTTACAAACGGACTTGCAAGAACATCACCTGCTGCACCAAACGCTAA
- the LOC137728551 gene encoding uncharacterized protein: MADIKTGDIIPMQTISVQGESSNVNSIPFGYRLSDSNFKVWSKMMEVHASGLGKQGYLTGKIPAVDEDDPGYVKWSTEDAIVRGWLLKTMEPHLLGLFIDLPTAKDIWESVTQMFYDGSDESQYYELRCKATRTRQDGRQINLYFTELKSVWQDLDRRRPLRMVCGADLKTRKEELAKDRVYDFLAGLDGVFDQVRSEILRMKPIPGIEECFNLVRRESQRLVTMMGTKATMTAPPMAMATKAPGSRPPSNGSSRSFRTHEDIDKDKLHCNHCNGTRHTEETCFEIHG; this comes from the coding sequence ATGGCAGACATCAAAACTGGAGATATAATTCCCATGCAAACTATATCGGTCCAAGGTGAGTCATCCAACGTCAACTCCATTCCGTTTGGGTATCGATTGAGCGACTCGAACTTCAAGGTTTGGTCGAAGATGATGGAGGTTCATGCTTCAGGTCTCGGTAAGCAAGGGTATCTAACGGGAAAAATCCCGGCAGTAGATGAAGATGATCCAGGATATGTGAAGTGGTCAACAGAAGATGCTATTGTGCGTGGGTGGTTGCTCAAAACCATGGAACCCCACCTGCTTGGCCTGTTTATAGACTTGCCCACGGCTAAAGATATCTGGGAGAGTGTCACCCAGATGTTTTATGATGGTTCTGATGAGTCCCAATACTATGAACTCCGGTGCAAGGCTACACGGACGAGACAGGATGGTCGTCAAATTAATTTGTACTTCACTGAATTAAAGAGTGTGTGGCAGGACCTTGACAGACGACGTCCTCTTCGTATGGTGTGTGGAGCAGATTTGAAAACTCGTAAAGAAGAACTCGCAAAAGATAGGGTGTATGATTTTCTTGCGGGATTAGATGGTGTGTTTGACCAAGTTCGGAGTGAGATTCTAAGGATGAAACCTATCCCCGGAATCGAAGAATGCTTCAATTTGGTACGACGTGAATCCCAAAGGCTGGTCACTATGATGGGAACAAAAGCTACAATGACAGCACCTCCTATGGCTATGGCAACTAAGGCACCTGGGTCTCGTCCACCATCTAATGGAAGTTCTCGATCATTCCGAACCCATGAGGATATTGATAAGGACAAACTCCATTGCAATCATTGTAATGGAACAAGACACACTGAAGAGACCTGTTTTGAAATTCATGGGTAA
- the LOC137729171 gene encoding VQ motif-containing protein 4-like, with product MESSPRHHQPDNPTPSLLPSPNSHSSNSSTSSSNSNHHLNGGAPPTTPTPQPPKPYTRSEPTNPYPTTFVQADTSSFKQVVQMLTGSTETAKQASSKPTSDPHAKTHIPPIKSTHTKQQSGSGFKLYERRNSLKNLRINPLIPVFSSAASGFSPRNPEILSPSILDFPALVLSPVTPLISDPFDRSGTANYVPNPNGCSSLNREAEEKAIKEKGFYLHPSPSTTPRESEPRLLPLFPTTSPRAASVSKDGKQTRADWILCG from the exons ATGGAATCCTCACCCAGGCACCACCAACCGGATAACCCAACTCCTTCTTTGCTTCCCTCCCCAAACAGCCACAGCTCCAACAGCAGCACAAGCAGCTCCAACAGCAACCACCACCTCAACGGCGGAGCtcccccaacaaccccaactcCCCAGCCCCCTAAACCCTACACTAGATCCGAACCCACCAACCCGTACCCGACCACCTTCGTCCAAGCTGACACCTCCTCCTTCAAACAAGTCGTTCAAATGCTCACCGGCTCCACCGAAACCGCTAAGCAAGCCTCTTCGAAACCCACATCCGACCCGCACGCGAAAACACACATCCCGCCCATCAAATCCACGCACACAAAACAACAATCCGGATCCGGGTTCAAGCTCTACGAGCGCCGGAACTCCCTCAAGAACCTCCGGATTAACCCTCTAATCCCCGTCTTTAGCTCCGCAGCTTCCGGATTCTCGCCGCGAAATCCCGAGATTTTATCTCCGAGCATTCTCGACTTTCCTGCTTTGGTTCTCAGCCCTGTCACGCCGCTGATATCCGACCCGTTTGACCGGTCCGGGACGGCGAATTACGTCCCGAATCCAAATGGGTGCTCGAGTTTGAACAGGGAGGCGGAGGAGAAGGCGATTAAAGAAAAGGGTTTTTACTTGCACCCGTCCCCGAGCACGACGCCGCGGGAATCGGAGCCCCGGTTGCTGCCTCTGTTCCCGACGACGTCGCCGAGAGCTGCTTCAg TGAGTAAAGATGGCAAGCAAACTAGAGCAGACTGGATTCTTTGTGGATAG
- the LOC137728770 gene encoding non-classical arabinogalactan protein 30-like, producing the protein MGSPAVFVQLSVLLLSCFTVLGDVITTLPAIPPHHSIHYSHPVASPTHPPAHPPTHGHHHHRPRPHAPTASPVHPPAHSPVHPPAHSPVHPPAHSPVHPPNPHHHHHGHPPAHSPTHVPVQPPSHPPTHHAPPPHPPAHSPVHPPVHPPMYPPKKPFPRSFVAVQGVVYCKSCNYSGVDTLNGAKPVLGATVKLQCNNTKYPLVVKKTTDKNGYFFITAPKTITTFGAHKCKVSLVSAPSTACSKPSDLHGGLSGALLRPVKPFVSQKLPFLLYNVGPFAFEPKCPR; encoded by the exons ATGGGTTCTCCTGCAGTGTTTGTGCAGCTCTCAGTCCTCCTACTGAGCTGCTTCACTGTCCTCGGTGATGTAATTACCACTTTACCCGCCATTCCTCCACACCACAGCATTCACTATTCTCATCCAGTAGCTTCCCCAACCCACCCACCGGCACACCCGCCTACTCAcggccaccaccaccaccgcccaCGCCCACACGCTCCCACTGCCTCCCCGGTTCACCCACCAGCTCACTCTCCGGTTCACCCACCAGCTCACTCTCCGGTTCACCCACCAGCCCACTCTCCGGTTCACCCACCAaacccccaccaccaccaccacggcCACCCACCGGCCCACTCTCCCACCCACGTTCCGGTTCAGCCTCCGAGCCACCCGCCAACCCACCATGCACCACCGCCTCACCCTCCGGCTCACAGCCCGGTCCACCCACCGGTTCACCCACCTATGTACCCACCTAAGAAACCTTTCCCAAGGAGCTTTGTAGCGGTTCAAGGCGTCGTTTACTGCAAGTCTTGCAACTACTCCGGCGTCGACACCCTTAACGGCGCCAAGCCAGTTCTTG GTGCTACAGTAAAGCTCCAGTGTAACAACACAAAGTACCCATTGGTTGTGAAAAAAACCACGGATAAGAATGGCTACTTTTTTATCACGGCACCAAAGACCATCACCACCTTTGGAGCTCATAAGTGCAAGGTGTCGCTCGTCTCAGCACCCTCCACCGCCTGCTCCAAGCCATCCGATCTGCATGGTGGACTGAGCGGTGCACTCCTGAGGCCTGTGAAGCCATTTGTCTCCCAGAAGCTCCCATTCCTTCTCTACAATGTCGGTCCATTTGCCTTCGAGCCAAAATGTCctcgttaa
- the LOC137728709 gene encoding eukaryotic translation initiation factor 3 subunit D-like, protein MVEGFEVGGVPFNPDGWGPPESATTSNLPQNVPFAPFSRSEKLGRIADWTRTFNNPARSKNPSDAVFDFSNGESFPGSADDDASFRLVDGKPPPRPRFGPKWRFQQQRQLPHRRDEEVEAKKREAEKERARRDRQYNMNRSNVNAPRREAAVFKSSVDIQPEWNMLEQIPFSTFSKLSFSVPEPEDLLFCGGLEFYDRSVDRITPKNERRLERFKNRNFFKVTTTDDPVIRRLANEDKATVFATDTILSTLMCAPRSVYSWDIVVQKVGNKLFFDKRDGSQLDLLSVHETSQEPLPEAKDDINSAYSLSVEAAYINQNFSQQVLVRDGNKVTFDEPNPFANEGEEVAAVAYRYRRWKLEEGMYLVARCEVQSVMEVNNQRSFLTLNALNEFDPKYSGVDWRQKLETQRGAVLATELKNNANKLAKWTAQALLASADLMKLGYVSRVHPRDHFNHVILAVVGYKPKEFASQINLNQNSMWGIVKSIVDLCMKLNEGKYVLVKDPSKPQVRIYEVPPDAFENDYVEEPLPEDEQVQPPTEEGQGAEPNVAANDVEDKPADAVAA, encoded by the coding sequence ATGGTCGAAGGTTTCGAAGTCGGCGGCGTCCCTTTCAACCCCGACGGGTGGGGCCCACCTGAGAGCGCCACCACCTCCAATTTGCCCCAAAACGTCCCCTTCGCCCCCTTCTCCCGCTCCGAGAAGCTCGGCAGGATCGCCGACTGGACCCGCACCTTCAACAATCCAGCCCGCTCCAAGAACCCATCCGACGCCGTCTTCGACTTCTCCAACGGTGAGTCGTTCCCCGGCTCCGCCGATGACGACGCGTCGTTCCGTCTCGTCGATGGAAAGCCCCCGCCGCGCCCCAGATTCGGCCCCAAGTGGCGGTTCCAGCAGCAGCGACAGCTCCCCCACCGCCGCGACGAGGAGGTCGAGGCCAAGAAGCGCGAGGCCGAGAAGGAGCGAGCCCGCCGTGACCGCCAGTACAACATGAACCGGTCCAACGTCAATGCCCCGCGCCGAGAAGCTGCGGTTTTCAAATCTTCCGTCGATATCCAACCTGAGTGGAACATGCTCGAACAGATCCCCTTCTCCACATTCTCGAAGCTCTCGTTTTCTGTTCCGGAGCCGGAGGATCTCCTCTTCTGCGGCGGACTCGAGTTCTACGATCGCTCCGTCGATCGAATCACCCCCAAGAACGAGAGGCGGCTCGAGCGGTTCAAGAACAGGAACTTCTTCAAGGTCACCACCACTGACGATCCCGTCATCCGCCGCCTCGCAAACGAGGATAAAGCCACAGTCTTTGCCACAGACACCATTCTCTCGACTCTTATGTGCGCACCCAGGTCAGTTTACTCTTGGGATATTGTTGTTCAGAAAGTTGGGAACAAATTATTCTTTGATAAACGTGATGGGTCGCAATTGGATTTGCTTTCGGTTCACGAGACATCTCAGGAGCCATTGCCTGAAGCTAAGGATGATATCAATTCAGCTTATTCGTTGAGTGTCGAGGCTGCTTATATCAATCAGAACTTTTCACAGCAGGTTTTGGTTAGGGATGGGAATAAGGTCACATTCGATGAGCCTAACCCGTTTGCAAACGAAGGAGAGGAGGTTGCTGCCGTTGCTTATCGCTACCGAAGGTGGAAGCTTGAGGAGGGAATGTATCTGGTTGCGAGGTGTGAGGTGCAAAGTGTTATGGAGGTGAATAATCAGAGGTCGTTTTTGACCCTGAATGCGCTTAATGAGTTTGATCCCAAGTATTCGGGTGTCGATTGGAGGCAGAAATTGGAGACTCAGAGGGGTGCTGTATTGGCAACTGAGCTTAAGAACAATGCCAACAAGTTGGCTAAATGGACTGCCCAAGCCCTCTTGGCCAGTGCCGATTTGATGAAGTTGGGTTACGTTTCGAGGGTTCATCCTCGTGATCACTTTAACCATGTGATTTTGGCTGTGGTAGGATACAAGCCCAAGGAGTTTGCCTCGCAGATTAATCTCAACCAAAACAGTATGTGGGGGATTGTGAAGTCGATTGTGGACTTGTGTATGAAGTTAAATGAGGGCAAGTATGTGCTTGTTAAGGACCCGTCGAAGCCCCAAGTTAGAATCTATGAGGTGCCTCCAGATGCTTTTGAGAATGATTATGTGGAGGAACCACTGCCCGAGGATGAGCAAGTTCAGCCACCCACGGAGGAAGGCCAAGGTGCTGAGCCGAATGTTGCTGCTAATGATGTTGAGGATAAGCCGGCTGATGCTGTTGCCGCTTGA
- the LOC137728710 gene encoding transcription factor bHLH162-like: MEKCPSSSRTDRKTIEKNRRNQMKALFSKLNSLVPHRRSRVSLSLSESSLWEASLPDQLDDAVNYIKKLRTNLEKLREKKDRLMGIEKSSHCNAGFGRSGGAITEGLNSSPLVEIHEMGSALEVLMITGLDYQFMFNESIRVLQEEGADIVNASFSVVEDTIFHTIHSKVRESAAPGSVAARISKRLKKFVNDQDGAF, encoded by the exons ATGGAGAAGTGCCCTAGTTCATCTAGAACTGATAGGAAAACCATagaaaaaaacagaagaaatcAAATGAAAGCCCTATTCTCCAAGCTCAATTCTCTTGTTCCCCACCGACGATCAAGggtctctctctcactctctgaATCTTCTTTGTGG GAAGCGTCGCTGCCGGATCAACTAGATGATGCTGTAAACTACATTAAAAAATTACGGACAAACTTGGAGAAGTTGAGGGAGAAGAAAGACAGGCTAATGGGAATCGAGAAGAGCAGTCATTGTAATGCAGGGTTTGGCCGCAGTGGTGGAGCAATAACCGAGGGATTAAATTCATCACCATTGGTTGAGATTCATGAAATGGGTTCAGCTCTAGAGGTTCTGATGATAACCGGGCTGGATTACCAGTTCATGTTCAATGAGTCGATTCGAGTGCTTCAAGAAGAGGGAGCCGACATTGTTAATGCCAGTTTCTCAGTTGTCGAAGATACTATTTTTCACACAATACATTCCAAG GTTAGAGAGTCTGCAGCACCAGGCTCAGTAGCTGCAAGGATATCGAAGAGACTAAAAAAGTTTGTGAACGATCAAGATGGTGCATTTTGA
- the LOC137728875 gene encoding serine/threonine/tyrosine-protein kinase HT1-like, with product MEEEAYSWIRRTKYSHRFDSSRLAALPLALQDVRIAGLKSRPAPAAVAEAEAAPSKQKSSPSNSKIQRNSVHTSARRNLLTKKQRSLSPVHQIRIPDAFKEAKSETKRFSTPHPKRKALGRLFSKDSQSKSSNSMNTNPLGHLASMKVNDKTKSGKESPWAKYFDNAGGRVNAMDAADEFCVDLSKLFLGLKFAHGAHSRLYHGIYNDEAVAVKIIRVPEDDESGVLAARLEKQFNREVTLLSRLHHSNVIKFIAACRKPPVYCVVTEYLSEGSLRAYLHKLEEKSLPLEKLVAIALDIARGMEYIHSQGVTHRDLKPENVLIDEEFHLKIADFGIACEEAYCDSLADDPGTYRWMAPEMIKRKSYGRKVDVYGFGLILWEMVAGAIPYEDMNPIQAAFAVVNKNLRPVIPKGCPSAMRALIEQCWSLHPEKRPEFPQVVKALEQFEASLARDGTLNHVTSPICQDHKKGKLLHRIQKLGPVHPHSTPTPKPKFS from the exons ATGGAGGAAGAGGCGTATTCTTGGATTCGGAGAACGAAATATTCTCATCGGTTTGATTCTTCAAGATTGGCCGCCCTTCCGTTAGCCCTGCAGGACGTCCGGATTGCCGGATTAAAGTCAAGGCCTGCACCAGCAGCGGTGGCAGAAGCGGAAGCAGCTCCTTCGAAGCAGAAATCGAGTCCCAGTAATTCAAAGATTCAGAGGAATTCTGTTCATACGTCAGCTAGGCGTAATCTTCTTACCAAAAAGCAGAGATCTTTGTCCCCTGTGCATCAGATCCGCATCCCCGATGCGTTTAAGGAAGCCAAGTCTGAAACGAAGAGGTTTTCGACACCACATCCTAAGAGAAAGGCGTTGGGAAGGTTGTTCAGTAAGGATTCGCAGAGTAAGTCATCGAATTCGATGAATACGAACCCCCTCGGGCACTTGGCTTCTATGAAAGTCAATGACAAGACCAAGAGCGGGAAGGAGTCGCCTTGGGCCAAGTACTTTGATAATGCCGGCGGGAGAGTTAATGCCATGGACGCTGCCGATGAATTTTGCGTTGATTTGTCGAAGCTGTTTCTTGGGCTTAAATTTGCTCATGGGGCGCATAGCAGGCTTTACCATGGTATCTACAATGACGAAGCTGTTGCTGTTAAGATTATCAGGGTGCCGGAGGATGACGAAAGCGGGGTCTTGGCAGCTCGATTGGAGAAACAGTTTAACAGAGAAGTCACTCTTCTATCTCGTCTCCACCATTCGAATGTCATAAAG TTCATTGCAGCGTGCAGAAAGCCACCGGTTTATTGTGTAGTCACGGAATATCTATCAGAGGGTTCCTTGAGGGCATATCTGCACAAACTTGAGGAAAAATCTCTTCCTCTGGAGAAACTGGTTGCTATTGCCTTGGACATTGCTCGGGGAATGGAATACATCCACTCGCAAGGAGTCACTCATCGGGACCTTAAGCCCGAAAATGTTCTTATTGATGAAGAATTCCACCTGAAAATTGCTGATTTTGGCATAGCCTGTGAGGAGGCGTACTGTGATTCATTGGCCGACGACCCTGGGACATACCGTTGGATGGCCCCAGAGATGATCAAGCGTAAATCCTATGGACGGAAGGTTGACGTGTACGGCTTTGGACTCATCCTGTGGGAAATGGTAGCCGGAGCAATCCCCTACGAGGATATGAATCCCATTCAGGCTGCTTTTGCTGTTGTGAACAAG AATTTGAGGCCTGTTATCCCGAAGGGTTGCCCATCTGCAATGCGAGCGTTGATCGAGCAATGCTGGTCCTTGCATCCGGAGAAAAGGCCTGAGTTTCCGCAGGTTGTAAAGGCATTGGAGCAATTCGAGGCTTCCCTCGCCCGTGACGGAACCTTGAATCATGTAACAAGTCCAATCTGCCAAGATCACAAGAAGGGGAAGCTCCTTCACCGGATTCAGAAGCTTGGTCCTGTGCATCCTCACAGTACACCAACGCCTAAACCCAAGTTCTCTTGA